Proteins encoded in a region of the Scatophagus argus isolate fScaArg1 chromosome 1, fScaArg1.pri, whole genome shotgun sequence genome:
- the wdsub1 gene encoding WD repeat, SAM and U-box domain-containing protein 1, translating to MASLICTLQDHRDDVNWCAFSGKLLATCSGDKTVRIYNTCDFSELPFSPLLGHGYSVHCCCFSPCGQFLASCSTDATILVWSMDTGEIDAVLEHPGRSPVRICALSPDSAHLVSGASDGTLALWDFPSKQLRRTGAVNDTTMVACSFSHCSQVFMTGSTYGDLRLWSLDMKQLHAEKNAHDLGVTCCTFAPTILSDGKVVQFRLASCGQDSHLKIWAINKCSDGAYKMQLLHTLTGQSAPVLSCAYSLDGQLLVSGSVDKTVTVYDAANAVLLYTLNQHERYVTACSFCPTSPLIATGSMDKTVNIWRLEDGCSGRGKGGRSLPEKSALTPSDGRTSAGRSKLLVSDWSEEDVSAWLVEEGLEGLVDKFAANNIDGTELLSLTKETLASELHIESVGLRNKLLRKVEELKGESVCSGIPDEFLCPITRELMREPVIAADGYSYEREAIESWINTKNRSSPMTNLPLLTTLLTPNHTLKMAIGRWKTSH from the exons ATGGCTTCTCTGATTTGCACTTTACAAGACCATCGAGATGATGTCAACTGGTGCGCCTTCTCCGGCAAACTTCTGGCCACGTGTTCTGGGGATAAAACTGTCAGGATATACAACACTTGTGACTTCTCGGAGCTGCCTTTCTCACCTCTGTTGGGACATGGCTACAGcgttcactgctgctgcttcagccCCTGTGGACAGTTCCTTGCCTCATGTTCGACTGATGCAACCATACTGGTCTGGTCCATGGACACAGGTGAGATCGATGCTGTCCTGGAACATCCTGGTCGCAGTCCTGTGAGGATCTGTGCGCTCTCTCCTGACTCCGCCCACCTGGTCTCTGGTGCGTCTGATGGCACATTGGCTCTGTGGGACTTCCCCTCCAAACAGTTGCGCAG GACTGGAGCAGTGAATGACACGACAATGGTAGCCTGCTCCTTCAGCCACTGCAGTCAGGTGTTCATGACCGGCTCCACCTATGGAGACCTGCGTCTGTGGAGCCTGGACATGAAGCAGCTCCATGCGGAGAAAAACGCTCACGACCTGGGGGTCACCTGCTGCACCTTCGCTCCCACCATCCTCAGCG atGGCAAAGTCGTGCAGTTTCGTCTGGCATCATGTGGCCAAGACAGTCACCTGAAGATCTGGGCCATTAACAAGTGCAGCGACGGAG CCTATAAAATGCAGCTCCTGCACACATTAACTGGCCAATCAGCTCCAGTCCTCTCCTGTGCGTACTCCTTAGATGGACAGCTGCTTGTGTCTGG CTCTGTGGACAAAACTGTTACAGTCTATGATGCT gcaaACGCAGTTTTGCTTTACACACTGAACCAGCACGAGAG GTACGTGACGGCGTGTTCCTTCTGTCCGACTTCACCACTGATAGCTACAGGATCTATGGATAAGACAGTAAACATCTGGAGGCTGGAGGACGGATGCAGCGGCCGTG GAAAAGGCGGGAGGTCGCTTCctg agaagtCTGCACTGACGCCAAGTGATG GGAGAACCTCAGCGGGCCGATCGAAGCTGCTGGTCAGCGATTGGTCGGAGGAGGATGTGTCGGCGTGGCTGGTGGAGGAAGGCCTCGAGGGATTGGTGGACAAATTTGCAGCCAACAACATAGATGGGACAGAACTGCTCAGTCTCACCAAGGAAACACTGGCGTCAGAGCTGCACATAG AGTCAGTTGGCCTGCGGAACAAACTCCTGAGGAAGGTGGAAGAGCTGAAGGGTGAATCAGTGTGTTCAGGCATTCCTGATGAGTTCCTCTGTCCAATCACCAGAGAGCTGATGAGGGAACCAGTCATTGCTGCTG ATGGATACTCATATGAAAGAGAGGCTATCGAGAGCTGGATTAACACCAAGAACCGCTCCAGTCCCATGACCAACCTTCCCTTACTGACCACACTGCTCACCCCTAACCACACCCTGAAGATGGCGATTGGCCGGTGGAAGACCAGCCACTAG